In Osmerus mordax isolate fOsmMor3 chromosome 24, fOsmMor3.pri, whole genome shotgun sequence, the following are encoded in one genomic region:
- the LOC136933133 gene encoding chemerin-like receptor 1, with protein MNQTLSLNKVGCVTLVLVYVLIFVLGVCGNTAVIWIAGFKMKKTVNTMCYLSLAISDLMFCSCLPFNIVRMVHKRWIFGLFMCKFASFAMFLNMYSSIFLLVIISVDRCVMVAFPVWGQNNRTLKRVMIAVFLAWVMSIIISVPALIFRDVILSPREQVLICVLRYELLSNSHTAIVVNRFVVGFVLPIVIISLCYSVIIIKLQTNHMTRSSKPFKVMTALIVTFFISWLPYHVFSLMEIKFKLQIVQQGREVSMVLASLNSCLNPFLYAFMGNDFKDKCWSFLSRIENAFENEGKSGTSKRTSSSQGDSRHSTNV; from the exons ATGAATCAA ACTCTCTCGCTGAACAAG GTTGGTTGCGTGACACTTGTGCTGGTCTATGTGCTTATCTTCGTGCTGGGGGTCTGTGGCAACACCGCAGTTATCTGGATCGCTGGTTTCAAAATGAAGAAGACAGTGAACACCATGTGTTACCTCAGCCTAGCCATCTCCGACCTCATGTTCTGTTCCTGTCTACCCTTCAACATTGTCCGCATGGTACACAAGAGGTGGATCTTTGGCCTTTTCATGTGCAAGTTCGCCTCTTTCGCGATGTTTTTAAACATGTACAGCAGCATCTTCCTCCTGGTCATCATCAGCGTCGACCGCTGTGTGATGGTCGCGTTCCCAGTGTGGGGTCAGAACAACCGCACGCTCAAACGGGTGATGATAGCGGTGTTCCTAGCCTGGGTCATGTCTATCATCATCAGCGTACCTGCTCTCATTTTTCGAGATGTAATCCTTTCACCAAGAGAACAAGTCTTAATATGTGTCTTAAGGTACGAACTGCTCTccaacagccacacagccatcgTTGTGAATCGTTTCGTCGTTGGGTTTGTGTTACCTATAGTTATTATCAGCCTGTGCTATTCAGTCATTATCATCAAACTACAGACCAATCACATGACCAGGTCCTCAAAGCCCTTCAAGGTGATGACGGCCCTCATCGTCACTTTCTTCATAAGCTGGCTGCCCTACCATGTTTTCTCTCTGATGGAAATCAAGTTCAAACTACAGATTGTTCAGCAAGGGCGGGAGGTTTCTATGGTTCTGGCCAGTCTCAACAGTTGCCTGAACCCATTTCTCTACGCTTTCATGGGAAACGACTTTAAGGACAAGTGCTGGAGCTTCCTGTCCAGGATTGAAAATGCTTTTGAAAACGAGGGTAAATCCGGAACCTCTAAAAGAACATCTTCATCGCAGGGGGATTCCAGACATTCTACAAATGTCTGA
- the LOC136932768 gene encoding chemerin-like receptor 1: protein MEYSNIIYHYDQDYDYNYTDLNFTVPEFDYENNKTCFKEMSCATLLFVNVLMFVLGVSGNAVVIWIAGFKMKRTVNTTWYLSLAVSDFLFCACLPFNITNMATEDWIFGLVMCKLTSFVLFLNMFSSIFLLVAISADRCLSVVFPVWAQNHRTNRKASVVVVVSWLLAGGLSVPSLVFRDTAEHPGRTVCLNRYRGPHNHQAVAVTRFLSGFVLPFLFIMVCYSIIIIRLRTNRMTRSSKPFKVMSALIATFFLCWLPYHVFVLLEQHLHLYDPKVIHIGLQVGTTVATANSFLNPVLYVFMGNDFKQRFRSSMLSKMANAIGEEGRTTSRYLSRSSSMEGRGSTHI from the coding sequence ATGGAGTACAGCAACATAATCTATCACTATGACCAAGATTACGATTACAACTACACCGATCTCAACTTCACAGTTCCCGAATTTGATTATGAAAACAACAAGACCTGTTTCAAGGAGATGTCATGTGCCACCCTGTTGTTTGTCAATGTGCTCATGTTCGTGCTGGGTGTCAGTGGCAACGCCGTAGTCATCTGGATCGCCGGTTTCAAGATGAAGAGGACCGTAAACACCACTTGGTACCTCAGTCTGGCAGTCTCGGACTTCCTGTTCTGCGCCTGCCTACCGTTCAACATCACAAACATGGCAACCGAGGACTGGATCTTCGGGTTGGTCATGTGCAAACTCACGTCTTTCGTGTTGTTCCTGAACATGTTCAGCAGCATCTTCCTCCTGGTGGCCATCAGCGCTGACCGCTGCCTGTCTGTCGTGTTCCCCGTGTGGGCGCAGAACCATCGCACCAACCGGAAGGCTTCGGTCGTTGTCGTGGTGTCCTGGCTGCTGGCCGGTGGCCTGAGCGTTCCCTCCCTGGTGTTCCGCGACACAGCGGAGCACCCTGGGAGGACAGTGTGCTTAAACAGGTACCGGGGCCCGCACAACCATCAGGCGGTCGCCGTGACCCGGTTCCTCTCCGGCTTCGTGCTGcccttcctcttcatcatggtgtgctactccatcatcatcatcagactGAGAACCAACCGGATGACCAGGTCCTCCAAGCCCTTCAAGGTGATGAGCGCCCTCATCGCCACCTTCTTCCTGTGCTGGCTTCCCTACCACGTGTTTGTCTTGCTGGAGCAGCATCTCCACCTGTACGACCCCAAGGTCATCCACATCGGACTGCAGGTGGGCACCACCGTAGCCACGGCCAACAGCTTCCTGAACCCTGTTTTGTACGTGTTCATGGGGAACGACTTCAAGCAGAGGTTCAGAAGCTCTATGCTGTCCAAGATGGCTAACGCCattggggaggagggcaggaccaCCAGCCGCTATCTGTCCCGGTCCAGCTCCATGGAAGGGAGGGGCTCCACACACATCTAA
- the ficd gene encoding protein adenylyltransferase FICD, translated as MMSALTLWRYTSGRVLGGWGPLLCLLLGSLVALLLPLVGEEDQCCVALKGIALLRCQIWGKASRPTVQSTSLTVPFTALDVLPLRPKPSLETQLESQAALVQAVEMRKQGKRDKAHKLLVHALNLNPDYVEALTELGTLLEEDKDVVQADHLYTKALALSPCHERALVSRDRTLPLVEEIDQRHFGIIDSKVRRLMSIPKGNSALRRVMEETYYHHIYHTVAIEGNTLTLSEIRHIIETRYAVPGKSLQEQNEAIGVDAAMKYINTTLLASAGAITVSDILEIHRRVLGYADPVEGGRLRTSQVFVGHHIPPHPHDLQRHMQELVQWLNAEDSLQLHPVEYAALAHYKLVYVHPFVDGNGRTSRLLMNLVLMQARYPPITIRKEQRAEYYTALDTANEGDVRPFIRFIAKCTEITLDTLLIATGEHAVGLPGAGPHQACPDCKHTIPVHN; from the exons ATGATGTCTGCTTTAACGTTGTGGCGTTACACCAGCGGCCGTGTCCTTGGCGGATGGGGCCCGCTGCTCTGTTTGCTGTTGGGCTCCCTGGTGGCCCTGTTACTGCCCTTGGTTGGGGAGGAAGACCAGTGCTGTGTCGCCCTGAAGGGAATTGCCCTGCTGCGGTGCCAAATCTGGGGCAAGGCTTCGCGGCCGACAGTCCAGTCTACCAGCCTCACTGTCCCCTTTACTGCTCTTGACGTGTTGCCTCTAAGGCCCAAGCCGAGTTTAG AGACCCAGCTTGAGTCGCAAGCAGCCCTGGTGCAGGCGGTGGAGATGAGGAAGCAGGGGAAGCGAGACAAGGCCCACAAGCTGCTGGTGCATGCCCTCAACCTGAACCCTGACTACGTGGAGGCCCTGACGGAGCTGGGCACCCtcctggaggaggacaaggacgtGGTCCAGGCAGACCACCTCTACACCAAAGCCCTGGCCCTCTCGCCCTGCCACGAGAGGGCTCTGGTGAGCCGGGACCGCACCCTccccctggtggaggagatCGACCAGAGGCACTTCGGCATCATCGACAGCAAGGTGCGCCGGCTCATGTCCATCCCCAAGGGCAACTCCGCCCtgaggagggtgatggaggagacgtACTACCACCACATCTACCACACGGTGGCCATCGAGGGAAACACGCTGACGCTCTCGGAGATCCGGCACATCATCGAGACCCGCTACGCCGTCCCCGGCAAGAGCCTGCAGGAGCAGAACGAAGCGATCGGCGTGGACGCCGCCATGAAGTACATCAACACCACCCTGCTGGCCAGCGCCGGAGCCATCACCGTCAGCGACATCCTGGAGATCCACCGGCGCGTGCTGGGCTACGCCGACCCGGTGGAAGGCGGCCGTCTGCGGACCAGCCAGGTGTTCGTAGGCCACCACATCCCCCCGCACCCCCACGACCTGCAGCGCCACATGCAGGAGCTGGTGCAGTGGCTCAACGCAGAGGACAGCCTCCAGCTGCACCCGGTGGAGTACGCCGCCCTGGCTCACTACAAGCTGGTGTACGTCCACCCGTTCGTGGACGGAAACGGCCGCACTTCCCGTCTCCTGATGAACCTGGTGCTCATGCAGGCGCGCTACCCGCCCATCACCATCCGTAAGGAGCAGCGTGCGGAGTATTACACGGCCCTGGACACGGCCAACGAGGGAGACGTCAGGCCCTTCATCCGCTTCATCGCCAAGTGCACCGAGATCACCCTGGACACGCTGCTCATCGCCACTGGGGAGCACGCGGTGGGTCTGCCCGGAGCCGGCCCACACCAGGCCTGCCCCGACTGCAAGCACACCATCCCTGTACACAActga